Proteins found in one Plasmodium malariae genome assembly, chromosome: 13 genomic segment:
- the PmUG01_13050500 gene encoding conserved Plasmodium protein, unknown function, producing MTDSVNPFQAAQSFENFAEPENYTLLKRAKILTSTFFFDGNSWTALEKPLNLKKTIFEDDRILTLKPVEEKFIPAELEASLSGKYNIKVYKNNEVTLCIEGGQKILIKLPITSSIITWNSYQRLPVLPKAWRPTVFILNHSNIFVRVIPEKCLVISKVNNKTDSFKINSIDFSEGFCCCHPINNLALLYGAYEQNQELNTMKLPKLPLTNGKYNYFIHFFSWGTMIVPKKLEIFKGPLCSFKKNIIALIIIPPKVHIYIELRSSSPVASSIDYKKDFLITARKPYITDLEIYLIIQDQLIMYDYSYDLRLNKEKAPISNLNIPLKFKISKEEKEKKKQNPSHECKWSFVNSNEQKCISDSCNSSADHLMSPDLACVFDAETGIYYSTEYGINYCKAFKKLQV from the exons ATGACAGATTCAGTTAATCCATTCCAAGCGGCTCAAAGTTTCGAAAATTTTGCAGAACCGGAAAATTACACTCTTCTAAAAAGagcaaaaatattaacctccacttttttttttgatggGAATTCATGGACAGCATTGGAGAAACCATTAAAccttaaaaaaacaatattcgAAGACGACCGCATTTTAACATTAAAACCAGttgaagaaaaatttataccaGCAGAATTAGAAGCGTCTTTGAGTGGGAAGTATAATATCAAGGtgtacaaaaataatgaagtaACATTATGTATTGAGGGGGggcaaaaaatattaattaaattgcCTATAACAAGTAGTATAATTACATGGAATAGTTATCAACGTCTTCCAGTTTTACCCAAAGCATGGAGACCTAcagtttttatattaaaccatagtaatatatttgttagaGTAATTCCTGAAAAATGTTTAGTTATTAGTAAAGTTAATAACAAAACAGACTCATTTAAGATAAACAGTATTGACTTTTCTGAAGGATTTTGTTGTTGTCATCCAATTAATAATTTAGCATTATTATATGGAGCATATGAACAGAATCAAGAATTAAATACAATGAAATTACCAAAACTTCCATTAACCAATGGaaaatataactattttatacattttttctcATGGGGAACTATGATTGTTCCGAAAAAATTGGAAATTTTTAAAGGTCCTTTAtgtagttttaaaaaaaatataattgctCTTATAATTATACCACCAAaggtacacatatatatagaattaaGAAGCTCTTCTCCAGTGGCAAGTTCAATAGACTATAAGAAAGATTTTCTAATTACAGCAAGGAAGCCATATATTACGGATTTAGAAATTTATCTAATAATACAAGATCAATTAATCATGTATGACTATTCTTATGATCTTCGTTTAAATAAGGAGAAGGCACCTATTTCCAATTTAAATATCCCCcttaaattcaaaataagTAAAGAGGAAAAGGAGAAGAAAAAGCAAAACCCCTCACATGAATGCAAATGGTCATTTGTTAACTCGAATGAGCAAAAATGTATATCTGATTCGTGTAATTCATCAGCTGATCATCTAATGTCCCCCGATTTGGCGTGCGTGTTCGACGCAGAGACAG GCATTTACTACTCTACTGAGTATGGAATAAATTACTGCAAAGCATTCAAAAAACTACAAGTTTAA
- the PmUG01_13050700 gene encoding multifunctional methyltransferase subunit TRM112, putative has translation MRLLTHNFLKCNETQCTGGYPLLIKLDESAEESIKIVEQEMNAEFVRNVLSKVDYDVLYSTAKELGLSLLSSYSNSHLEDEGFLNSIHHALFKVHIMEGTLTCPQCSISFPIKDGIPNMLTGNEK, from the exons ATGAGGCTTCTCACACACAATTTTTTGAAGTG TAATGAAACGCAATGCACTGGGGGATATCCGTtactaataaaattagaCGAGAGCGCTGaagaaagtataaaaatagtagAACAAGAAATGAATGCAGAGTTTGTAAGAAATGTGTTAAGTAAAGTTGATTACGATGTTTTATACAGCACGGCTAAAGAG TTAGGATTAAGTTTGTTATCTAGCTATTCAAACAGTCACTTAGAAGATGAAGGATTTCTTAACTCAATTCATCACGCACTTTTTAAG GTTCACATAATGGAAGGCACTTTAACCTGCCCCCAGTGCAGTATTTCTTTTCCCATAAAAGATG GCATTCCAAACATGTTAAcaggaaatgaaaaatga
- the PmUG01_13050600 gene encoding conserved Plasmodium protein, unknown function, with translation MVSCLVPKIKRGCCYMPEENYSINLKYNNAKNHDMRRNSSFRNYELSNVYSELFSKIGGKNGKNIIPFLCGSSVEKKKKKKKKKKSKLIVPYEKKCNTIPCYDKYICGSVKKGTRKSENKKLKDFDLPKKEDTYDMQNNKCNSNIYVKTPKHYIKYEMNNKKYERDIHEEVNGNVLEGGSRYKNECTIDNDDIKKRRKKKTKKENTSTVYDSYSVESDDEYHMEKMKQEEYINKIKMKFPKNDVLSKGIHAQKVGEGKLLDLSKDKNTTNEEENFEFLINTKIIKEQNKDVNEKSKKSSNDILFRGNIYRIEHINRVSKKGKTSGAKTENKEKINKKKATHCKAGTFDTAQGGDKNNITGEKEIEKKKKKKICEQNYFNIDGKKYTDKYSSSKESSLYEFSLLGEMDINFEFSSTENGKLLPSSNSKNAPVHENKAKDDKDTVGKSIDVGVRDIKQDKDNTYSSRADPKGNNCSHLGNVNYNEIRRRKNLTEVKCTKWGKGQVKNSGTDTEHSCKNGEGPFALSIKKRSEEMIRNALYREKNYEHVNANQMENSEGNNNTFKKNIIKDDNKMNGILIQGEKMDNKNVCVKTRTKKVSEKDKESIDIYNEDTAIKEEKEKKKKKKKKIIDKLDGAYTIREKSGKCVQTIQRKKIIPTNEENAEPSSYTHDVCNSSNENESTVTSKLRNNELSGNISRVESADNTNYDKKASNLNLDNLLELIKMRKVEMDCYQKSEQVNQVSVNYMKKQDKINCRDGTKKKDNIYTIRDCNGRLINNDKQNEGSVHIAHIRRIETDYDECRSKYSARMMITHDNKDKIMPMPHYSSNCRTTYHNSSNSEIAGKGENNGSLNDSKEENIKVDIPYEQTSRLGKELHRGKMNKDELCMDRDSTYSEGDEEMNALTLLVNIKSEENEKLKTFLQLQENEISFLREKLQLSCNKTKDKGKNWENTTLYKNLIKAKPSTFLEIILKNNQAEIKNSNPGNYEGALKENEDNKCTTSRSTCDPGIYDIKESGEERKSGEMDKICKSGEMDKICKSGEMDKICKSGEMDKIRKSGEMDKICKSGEMDKICKSGESYESASSRLHCRHDKVIRCRTQDMNIFNENKNDSIDIQLNIGKNQVLNAEKYENIRICSGEDCSWSCYIHDRKDLGTSIIDKKGEKCYMQKIKAASVSPYRHIRKEAIRKSTRPFTVYSKSGSNRGNSRCNISGNDGINFNNKGEIDEPKIHCGNNNTKIKANLNKVSSCFTRRNIQCANCSHVSCFRTCPYNKLKAIDFGEFNSNDSKCIHNKHDNKMSSGRCKSNIISVRCYPKNRKIMTRSRKNCSCSPRKNLSIKKENCTCSRNRSCRNESIFTKLFSYIKKNSLCNEKKYKNCLRRNKSTSSIQLTNNREFLNRSWNRSRSSACFIDIHPTKFQKRSYINICSNRNNLCSKINCTNNRCLNTIGEADANDIPNVQRLHASDKDGNKYVMDKERETKENAKEQVTKNLPTNDGLAKNGVVKNSSIINGRIIKRNCRYLLKNNVHNSHIWSTTIPFEDLNNLKNDEIEYTGNCEARDNSNTLLPNKNGKEIKGYSNLLMGNKKLEAKDNFIKKEEIGSNNMSVKYNNRVINYSLKKCSKDNTTENGNMVIINNDLDNIKRRKKKKVNRKKMLNGKERVKEISKNNKISQKGSTQMDIIQMDTTQMDTARMDTARMDKNKLLIDYSINTCKKESPRDTASQNVEVLYKKNHKQTNKNKKKIYHVCNSMKTNKTCKIFLVAKGNKDKHVENKYTSYLKKGADMFIKNESTTDVECVDKKNEISGKKKNNLSYTDKQNDYAANATTSNSIQTDIIDDYSTCSNEDMYLWKKKENYEKKKKRNLKSQQFKILNLNEQIKNKCFNVHLINSNMHLNSPTKNIVKKIILNCKSINLDKKKKNEQRKERNG, from the coding sequence ATGGTAAGTTGTTTAGTtcctaaaattaaaagaggGTGTTGTTATATGCCTgaagaaaattattctatCAATTTGAAGTataataatgcaaaaaatcACGACATGAGAAGAAACAGCAGTTTTAGGAATTATGAATTATCGAATGTATATTCTGAATTATTTAGTAAAATAGGTggtaaaaatggtaaaaatattatacctTTCTTATGTGGTAGTTCagttgagaaaaaaaaaaaaaaaaaaaaaaaaaaaaagagtaaactGATAGTGCCGTATGAAAAAAAGTGTAATACAATACCCTgttatgataaatatatatgtggtaGTGTTAAAAAGGGAACAAGAAAgagtgaaaataaaaaattaaaagattttGATTTACCTAAGAAAGAAGATACTTATGATATGCAGAACAACAAATGTAATAGTAACATTTACGTTAAAACACCtaaacattatataaaatatgaaatgaaCAATAAGAAGTATGAGAGAGATATACATGAGGAAGTTAATGGAAATGTCCTTGAAGGGGGAAGCAGATACAAGAACGAATGTACAATAGACAAtgatgatattaaaaaaagaagaaaaaaaaaaacaaaaaaagaaaacactAGTACAGTTTATGATAGTTATAGTGTAGAATCTGATGATGAGTATCATATGGAGAAAATGAAGCaagaagaatatattaacaaaataaaaatgaaatttccTAAAAATGATGTTTTGAGTAAAGGAATACATGCGCAAAAAGTAGGTGAGGGAAAATTATTGGATTTATCTAAAGATAAAAACACTACgaatgaagaagaaaattttgaatttttaataaacactaaaattattaaagaacaaaataaggatgtaaatgaaaaatccAAAAAATCTTcaaatgatattttatttagaggaaatatatatagaattgAACATATAAATCGAGTAAGCAAAAAGGGAAAAACTAGTGGTGCAAAAActgaaaataaagaaaaaataaataaaaagaaagcaACTCATTGTAAAGCTGGAACATTTGACACTGCACAAGGAGGGGacaaaaataacataacaggagaaaaagaaattgaaaaaaaaaaaaaaaaaaaaatttgtgaacaaaattattttaatatagacggtaaaaaatatacagatAAATATTCCTCCTCTAAGGAAAGTTCTTTATAcgaattttctttattaggTGAAATGGACATAAATTTTGAATTCAGTAGTACTGAAAACGGGAAATTGTTACCTAGCAGTAATTCTAAAAATGCACCAGTTCATGAAAATAAAGCGAAAGATGATAAGGACACAGTAGGGAAAAGCATCGACGTAGGTGTAAGGGACATAAAGCAAGATAAGGATAACACATATAGTTCTAGAGCCGATCCAAAAGGTAATAATTGCTCACATTTAGGTAATGTcaattataatgaaattagAAGAAGAAAGAATTTAACTGAAGTTAAGTGCACTAAATGGGGAAAGGGTCAAGTGAAAAATAGCGGGACCGATACAGAACATAGCTGTAAAAATGGTGAAGGTCCCTTTGCGCtgagtattaaaaaaagaagtgaaGAAATGATAAGAAATGCACTTTACagggaaaaaaattatgaacatgttAATGCAAATCAAATGGAAAATAGTGAAGGTAATAATAACACTTTTAAGAAGAACATTATTAAAGATGATAACAAAATGAATGGTATTTTAATACAAGGAGAAAAGATGGACAATAAAAACGTTTGCGTAAAGACAAGAACAAAAAAGGTAtcagaaaaagataaagaaagtatagatatatataatgaagatACAGCAATAAaggaagaaaaggaaaaaaaaaaaaaaaaaaaaaaaaaaataatcgaTAAATTGGATGGCGCATATACGATTAGAGAAAAAAGTGGTAAATGCGTTCAGACTATacagagaaaaaaaataataccaACTAATGAAGAGAATGCTGAACCAAGTAGTTATACCCATGATGTGTGTAATAGTTCTAATGAAAACGAAAGCACAGTAACAAGTAAACTAAGAAATAACGAACTAAGTGGAAATATATCTAGGGTAGAGTCTGCTGATAACACgaattatgataaaaaagcAAGCAATTTAAATTTGGACAACCTTttagaattaattaaaatgagAAAGGTGGAAATGGACTGTTACCAAAAGTCTGAACAGGTTAATCAAGTTAGTGTTAATTATATGAAGAAGCAGGATAAAATAAACTGTAGAGACGGGACAAAGAAAAAGGATAACATATACACGATAAGAGATTGTAACGGaagattaataaataatgataagCAAAACGAAGGAAGTGTTCATATTGCACACATAAGAAGAATCGAAACAGACTATGATGAATGTAGAAGTAAATATAGTGCACGTATGATGATTACCCATGATAATAAAGACAAAATAATGCCCATGCCCCATTACTCTTCTAATTGTCGTACGACTTATCACAATTCATCAAATAGTGAGATAGCCGGAAAGGGTGAAAATAATGGCAGCTTAAATGATAGTAAAGAGGAAAATATTAAGGTTGATATTCCATATGAACAGACATCAAGATTAGGAAAAGAATTACATAGGGGAAAAATGAACAAGGACGAACTCTGCATGGATCGGGATTCTACGTATTCAGAAGGAGATGAAGAAATGAATGCACTCACATTATTGGTGAATATAAAAAGTGAGGAGaacgaaaaattaaaaacattcTTGCAGTTAcaagaaaatgaaattagTTTCCTTCGAGAAAAATTACAGCTCTCTtgtaataaaacaaaagataaaggaaaaaattggGAAAATACGACTCTTTATaagaatttaataaaagcAAAACCATCTAcgtttttagaaataattttaaaaaacaatcaagcagaaattaaaaatagcaaTCCTGGAAATTATGAAGGTGCATTAAAAGAGAACGAAGACAATAAATGTACTACGTCTAGGAGCACTTGTGACCCTGGAATTTATGATATTAAAGAAAGTGGTGAAGAGCGTAAAAGCGGTGAAATGgataaaatttgtaaaagcGGTGAAATGGATAAAATTTGCAAAAGCGGTGAAATGgataaaatttgtaaaagcGGTGAAATGGATAAAATTCGTAAAAGCGGTGAAATGgataaaatttgtaaaagcGGTGAAATGgataaaatttgtaaaagcGGTGAAAGCTATGAAAGTGCTTCCTCACGTTTGCACTGTCGACATGATAAAGTAATCAGATGTAGAACCCAagatatgaatatttttaatgagaATAAAAATGACTCCATAGATATACAACTTAACATAGGGAAGAACCAAGTGCTCAATgcagaaaaatatgaaaacatTAGAATATGTAGTGGGGAAGACTGTTCCTGGAGTTGCTATATTCATGATCGAAAAGATTTAGGTACATCTATAATTGATAAAAAGGGAGAAAAGTGTTAcatgcaaaaaataaaagccgCATCCGTCTCTCCATATAGACACATAAGAAAAGAAGCGATAAGAAAGAGTACCAGACCATTCACAGTGTACTCAAAAAGTGGTAGCAATAGGGGTAATAGCCGTTGTAATATTAGTGGTAATGATggtataaattttaataacaaAGGTGAGATAGACGAACCTAAAATACATTgtggaaataataatacaaaaataaaggcTAACTTAAACAAAGTTAGTTCATGTTTTACAAGAAGGAACATACAATGTGCAAACTGTAGTCATGTATCTTGCTTTAGGACATGTCCTTACAATAAGTTAAAAGCAATAGATTTTGGTGAGTTCAATTCTAATGATAGCAAATGCATACACAACAAAcatgataataaaatgtcGAGTGGGAGATGTAAATCTAATATTATAAGTGTTAGATGTTATCCTaagaatagaaaaattatgacCAGGTCACGTAAAAATTGTTCTTGTTCCCCGAGAAAAAATCTtagtataaaaaaggaaaattgtACTTGCAGTCGCAATCGCAGTTGCAGAAATGAAAGTATATTTACAaaacttttttcatatataaaaaagaacagtCTTtgcaatgaaaaaaaatataaaaattgtttaagaagaaataaatcaACAAGCTCAATTCAACTCACGAACAACAGAGAATTTCTTAATCGCAGTTGGAACAGATCACGTTCCTCTGCATGCTTTATAGATATTCATCCAACCaaatttcaaaaaaggagttatattaatatttgctCTAATAGAAACAACTTATGTAGCAAAATAAATTGTACTAATAACAGATGTCTTAATACAATAGGAGAAGCTGATGCCAATGATATACCTAACGTACAAAGGTTACACGCAAGTGACAAAGAtggaaataaatatgtaatggACAAGGAGAGAGAAACTAAAGAGAATGCAAAAGAGCAGGTTACAAAGAATCTACCTACAAATGATGGATTAGCAAAAAACGGGGTTGTTAAAAATAGTTCTATAATAAATGGAAGAATCATAAAAAGGAACTGTAgatatttactaaaaaacAATGTTCATAATAGCCATATTTGGTCAACTACTATTCCATTTGAAgacttaaataatttaaaaaatgatgaaatcgAATATACTGGTAATTGTGAAGCAAGGGATAATAGTAACACATTATTACCAAACAAAAATGGCAAAGAGATAAAGGGATATTCTAACCTATTAatgggaaataaaaaattggaaGCAAAAGAtaactttataaaaaaggaagaaattgGAAGTAACAATATGAGCGTCAAATATAATAATCgtgtaataaattattctttgaAGAAATGCTCTAAAGATAATACTACTGAGAATGGAAATATGGTGATAATAAATAACGATTtggataatataaaaaggagaaagaaaaaaaaagtaaatcgaaaaaaaatgttaaacgGTAAAGAACGAGTAAAAGAAATAAgcaagaataataaaatttcacAAAAGGGTAGTACTCAAATGGACATTATCCAAATGGATACTACTCAAATGGATACTGCTCGAATGGATACTGCTCGAATGGATAAAAACAAACTTCTAATAGACTACTCCATCAATACATGTAAAAAAGAGAGTCCGAGGGACACAGCTAGCCAAAATGTTGAAgtactttataaaaaaaatcacaAACAAACtaataagaacaaaaaaaaaatatatcatgtTTGTAATTCAATGAAGACAAATAAAActtgtaaaatatttcttgTAGCAAAGGGAAATAAAGATAAGCACGTGGAGAATAAATATACTagctatttaaaaaaaggtgctgacatgttcataaaaaatgaaagcaCAACGGACGTGGAATGTGTAGacaagaaaaatgaaataagtgggaaaaaaaaaaataatcttaGCTATACTGATAAACAAAATGATTATGCAGCCAATGCAACGACTTCTAACAGCATCCAAACAGACATAATCGATGATTATTCTACTTGCTCAAATGAAGATATGTATTTgtggaagaaaaaagaaaattacgaaaagaagaaaaaaaggaatctCAAATCTCAACAATTTAAAATTCTTAATTTAAATGagcaaattaaaaataaatgttttaatgttcacttaataaattcaaatatgCACCTAAATAGTCCaactaaaaatatagttaaaaaaataatattaaattgtaAAAGCATTAAtttggataaaaaaaaaaaaaatgaacaaaggAAAGAAAGAAATGGATAA
- the PmUG01_13050400 gene encoding plasmepsin, putative, whose product MDITVKEQEFSNGLIKNSSAFENIKFSNIKNNFKVQKKFQILYFILFIFVTGVFFFFLIGNYFFSPNYKVNKIVQNTEHLTIGFKIERPHDKVLKTIVEKNLKNYIKETVKFFQSGYVKQNYLGSENDVIELDDVANLMFYGEGEVGDNHQKFMLIFDTGSANLWVPSKKCNSIGCSTKHLYDSSKSKSYEKDGTKVEITYGSGTVRGFFSKDLVTLGYLSLPYKFIEVTDTDDLEPLYTAAEFDGILGLGWKDLSIGSIDPIVVELKNQNKIDQALFTFYLPVHDKHSGYLTIGGIEEKFYEGELTYEKLNHDLFWQVDLDVNFGKTSMEKANVIVDSGTSTITAPTSFINKFFKDLNVIKVPFLPFYITTCNNKDMPTLEFKSANNTYTLEPEYYMEPLLDIDDTLCMLYILPVDIDKNTFILGDPFMRKYFTVFDYDKESIGFAVAKN is encoded by the coding sequence aTGGACATAACGGTAAAAGAACAAGAATTTTCAAATGGtttgataaaaaattcatCAGCCTTTGAAAACATAAAGTTTAGTAAcataaagaataattttaaagttCAGAAGAAATTTcagatattatattttattctctttatatttgtaactggagtattttttttctttttgattggaaattatttcttttcccCAAATTATAAAGTGAATAAAATTGTACAAAATACGGAACATTTAACAATAGGATTTAAAATTGAAAGACCACATGACAAAGTATTAAAAACCATAGTTGagaaaaacttaaaaaattatataaaagagactgtaaaattttttcagtCAGGAtatgtaaaacaaaattatttaggTAGTGAAAATGACGTAATAGAACTAGACGATGTTGCTAATTTAATGTTTTATGGTGAAGGGGAAGTAGGTGATAATCAtcaaaaatttatgttaatatttgATACAGGTTCAGCTAACTTATGGGTACCAAGCAAAAAATGTAACAGTATTGGATGTAGTACTAAACATTTGTATGATTCAAGTAAATCCAAATCTTATGAAAAAGATGGAACAAAAGTAGAAATAACTTATGGCTCAGGTACTGTTAGAGGATTTTTTAGTAAAGACTTAGTTACTCTTGGTTATCTTTCTTTaccatataaatttatagaaGTAACTGACACAGATGATTTAGAACCATTATACACTGCTGCTGAATTTGATGGTATATTAGGTTTAGGATGGAAAGATTTATCCATTGGTTCTATTGATCCTATTGTtgttgaattaaaaaatcaaaataaaatagatcaagctttgtttactttttatttacctGTACATGATAAACATTCTGGTTATCTAACCATTGGTGGTATAGAAGAGAAATTTTACGAAGGAGAATTaacttatgaaaaattaaatcatGATTTATTTTGGCAAGTGGATTTAGATGTAAATTTTGGAAAAACATCTATGGAAAAAGCAAATGTTATTGTTGATAGTGGTACAAGTACCATTACTGCACCAACAAGTTTTATTAACAAATTCTTTAAAGACTTAAATGTTATCAAAGTTCCCTTCTTACCATTCTATATTACTActtgtaataataaagatatgCCTACCTTAGAATTTAAATCTGCCAACAATACATACACATTAGAACCAGAATACTACATGGAGCCATTACTAGATATTGATGACACTTTGTGTATGCTTTATATCCTACCAGTCGATATTG
- the PmUG01_13050800 gene encoding conserved Plasmodium protein, unknown function — MKRYNIHNSKLYNPKKVKVECEYENELRKKDYSSSSIFDYNLSHLKRIEDIEERNLERLSFFHLEENRKRRKINFLNIFDHLKNSSKDTKKTGDGCDEVGDDSCHNNGDSNRKHNTTNIPYQSKNERTKKSKAASLNSNNPINNEYNNNSKEKLNKGNLVDDWKIEENMGNKKGIDIKNKYYEKINNILKEAHMSKIARKTNRNGCKYLCAR; from the coding sequence atgaaaagatataatattcataacaGTAAGTTGTATAATcctaaaaaagtaaaagtagAATGTGAATATGAGAAtgaattaagaaaaaaagactATTCCTCATCAAGTATTTTTGACTACAATTTATCACATTTGAAAAGAATTGAAGACATAGAAGAAAGAAATTTAGAAAGATTAAgcttttttcatttagaagaaaatcgaaagagaagaaaaattaattttttaaatatatttgatcaTTTGAAAAATAGTAGTAAAGATACAAAGAAGACTGGAGATGGTTGTGATGAAGTGGGTGATGATAGCTGTCATAATAATGGCGATTCTAATAGAAAACATAATACGACGAATATTCCCTATCAGAGTAAAAATGAAAGGACTAAAAAAAGTAAGGCGGCTAGTCTAAATAGCAATAACCCAATAAATAATGAGTATAACAACAACagtaaggaaaaattaaataaaggaAACTTGGTGGATGATTggaaaatagaagaaaatatgggaaacaaaaaaggaatcgacataaaaaataaatattatgaaaaaataaataacatacTAAAAGAAGCACACATGAGCAAAATTGCTAGAAAGACTAACCGAAATGGATGTAAATATTTGTGTGCTCGATAA